The genomic stretch GTGATTCCTCCTATGCGGCGAGGGCCGCTATCTCTTCGAGCGACCAGATGTGATCGGCTACGCCCGCTTCCATGGCCGGAGTATGTCACAGCTAGCCGCACTTCCGATCTCGGCCACTCAGTCAAACTGAGACACTACCCGGCGCCGTTGCCGTCCTGCTCATCCACCGTGCGTCCGCACCGCTTCCATCCCTGCCATGCTCCGGCCCGCTAACGTGAGACCTACAGGAGGGGCGAGATCGCGTGAACCGATGCGCGCTGATCGGGCTAATTCTCAACGTCGTGGGGACGCTAGGAGTCGGCCTGATCCCGTACTTCGGGATGGCCGCTGGCTTTGGCGGAGCGGAGTTCCAGCGCGCCGCGTTCGCCGCCTACAACGAAGCCCATTCAAGCCAGTGGCACGGGGTGCACGGCCTCTGGGACCTGATCCGCCTGGCGGCGACGGCCGGCGAGCTGGACCTGCCGCGCGAAGACATCCTCTTCTTCGGCACGCCGCACGACCGCGAGGTGAGCGTGAACACCACCCGCGTCACCGGCGCGCTGGGCATCAGCGTGTGGGATTTTACGCGGGCCGAGTGGACGGCCGGGCGGCAGATGCGGCAGATCGTCGCGTTTCTGAGGCGGTACGTGCCCGGCTTCGAGCAGGCCTACGTGGTGCAGAGCGGGGTGACCATCGGCGTGCGCGAGACCCGCCGGATCCTCGGAGAGTACCAACTCACCGCCGACGACCTGCTCGAGGCGCGCAAGTGGCCCGACGTCATCGCCCGGGGCACCTATCCGATCGACATCCACAGCCCGACCGGAAGGGGCACCCTCCTCAGGCGCCTGCCTGCCGGGGAATCCTACGACATCCCGCTGCGGTGTCTCGTGCCCCGGCAGGCGGAGCAGCTCCTCGTGGCCGGCCGCTGCATCTCCGGCACTCACGAAGCCCATTCGTCGTATCGGGTGATGCCGGTGGCGATGGCCACGGGGCAGGCTGCGGGCGTCTGCGCGGCGCTCGCCACGCGCTCGGGCCGCGGGCCGCGCGAGGTGCCAGCCGGCGAGGTGCAGGAGGAGTTGATCCGGCAAGGGGCTTCGCTCGGGCTGGCGAGCCGGGAGCCGGCGGAGCGGAGGTCGCCAGCCTGATCGTGAGTGGGTAATTCCTGCCTGGTAAGTTCTTCCGGTCATGCGCGTCCATGCCCCATCCCGAAAGGTTTCCCGGGCTTGGGAGGCCGAATTGCCGCACCGTGGATGGCATGCGGATTGCTCCTCTTCTGGGTCAGGGCGGCTCCCCGTCCGAGAAGCCAACGGTCGCGGAGCCCGAGGTGATTTCTCACCATCACAAGGAGGAGGAGAATTATGAAACATATGATCGCACTCGCCGCCGCCGCGCTCCTGGCGGCGTCGCTCGGCGCGCCGAGCGATCTGATGGCGCAGAGCAAGGAGCCGGCCACGCCCAAGATGGAGCAGAAGCCCAAAACGGAGTCCGGGGTCCAGGCCATCGAGGGCAAGGTCAAGAGCGTGGATCCGTCCGGCACACAGGTGACGCTCGAGGACGGGACCAAGCTCATGATCCCGAAGTCGGTGAAGGCGCCGAAGGAGGCGCTCAGGCCCGGCGCCTTGGTTATGGCGCAGTACGAGGAGAAGGGCGGCCAGAAGGTCGTGACCTCGATCCAGGTCAAGACCCCGCCGCAGTCCTAGTCCGTTCCCGCGACAGCGAGGGCCCGGGGCACTGCCCGGGCCCTCGTGCGCCTCACGGGTCCTGCTCCGGCCTTGAACGGCCTCAGGCGCGCCCACTAGACTGCCCTCTGACTTCCCGCCCCGCGCGCGCCGGAGGCCCCATGCGCTTCGATTGCAATTCCGGACTGAGCGTCCTCTGCCGCCGGGCCCCGTCGCCCGCCGCGCGGCGCAGTGTCTGGTCGTCATCGCGCTCGTGGCCGGCATGATGCGCGCCGCCTGCGGCCGTCCGCCGGCGGGAAGCGGCCCGATCACTCTGGTGTTCAAGCACGCGAAAATCCTCGGCCCCACGGACCCCGTCGGCGACCTCCTCAGGAAGTTCGAGCGACTGCACGCGGGCATACGCGTCAAGAGCGAGTCCCTGCCCTGGACGACGGACGAGCAACAGCAGTACTACGTGGTCAACATGGAGAGCGGCACGCCGGCCTTCGACGTCCTCATGCTCGATGTGATCTGGGTGCCGGAATTCGCCCGCGCGGGGTGGCTGCTCGACCTGACCGAGTACGTGCCTCCGGCGGAGCTGGCCGCTCACTTCCCTTCCGCGGTGGACGCCGCGGGCTTCGGCGGCCGGCTGTGGGCCCTGCCGTGGATCATGAACGTCGGTCTCCTCTACTATCGGGCGGATCTCCTCGGCAA from Candidatus Rokuibacteriota bacterium encodes the following:
- a CDS encoding DUF1344 domain-containing protein is translated as MKHMIALAAAALLAASLGAPSDLMAQSKEPATPKMEQKPKTESGVQAIEGKVKSVDPSGTQVTLEDGTKLMIPKSVKAPKEALRPGALVMAQYEEKGGQKVVTSIQVKTPPQS
- a CDS encoding extracellular solute-binding protein, whose translation is MQFRTERPLPPGPVARRAAQCLVVIALVAGMMRAACGRPPAGSGPITLVFKHAKILGPTDPVGDLLRKFERLHAGIRVKSESLPWTTDEQQQYYVVNMESGTPAFDVLMLDVIWVPEFARAGWLLDLTEYVPPAELAAHFPSAVDAAGFGGRLWALPWIMNVGLLYYRADLLGKYGLRPPERA